In Oreochromis aureus strain Israel breed Guangdong linkage group 22, ZZ_aureus, whole genome shotgun sequence, the genomic window aaaaaattaaaaataaaatagtgaAAGAGAGTTATTAGATGTTTTCTAACAATTAAAACCCTGTATCTCTTATTTTATATCTCACACATGCATAGCTATATATTGTGACTCATAATGTAGACGTTATAATGTATTTGCAGGGTGGCACCGGTATTAAAGATATCTAAAATGCAGTCATGTTGTAAAAAACCCCCACCAGCCAACCTCACAAAACTAAAGTGACATCATAACATAAGGGAGTTTAAACCATGCAAAACTTGATCTAAAACAGTTATAACATGTAGCATAATAATATTTCAGCTAATACAGCAGTTTGAGCAGCTTCACAttcacatgatgtcattaaaatgtcATTAGAACAAGGGCCATAAAAGTAAAACCACCCCCTCCAGACTCCAGCTGCAGCCAGATGTATAAAGAGGGAGTGAATGGCACTACAGTAAAACCATGTTAATTATATTAAAGAGTTCCTATGGATGAATTCTAAACCACTTTTTACATTTCTACATTGTCTTTATGAATGAGGATTCCCATAAAGGTACCcaagaattattattattttttgcccattttgagctgcttttatttctttttacttgttcatttattttatttgacgtATACCTCTATGGAAATAAGTTTGGTAGCTACCACCCACAGAGTTACAATCCATTGTAATAAAAAGACGCTTGTTTCTGGGAATTCAGACCTGCCGctgaataaacaataaacacacaGGCTTTCTGTACTCGCACCGATTCATTCTCCActgtttcctttttccttcagtCCCAGCCCAGTTTAGGAAATGCTTTTAGTCGCCTtgcgttttcttttttctacagCTACCGCGGAAggctgagaggaggaggagagaggaagaggaagataaACATCACACAGAGGAGGGGAAAAATTGGGAGGGCGCAGTGTCCAGCTTGTCTATCGAGCAACAAACCGGCAAAATAGGTAAGAAAAAACTGGAACCTCATGCAAATAGATTCACATGTCTGACTTATGCAAGCGGTGAAAGGGAGATGAAAGGCAGGCTCTACACGGCTGTTTTATATGAGAAGGGCTAGAGTGGAGACTGCACAGATATGGGGTGAGCGTTACATAACGCAGCGCAGATTAAATATCCCTGCTTTTTTCCTCTACATTTCTgagtatatttttattattattgttgttgttttaggaTGAAACTCTGAGGCGTTTTTGAGCTTTAGCAAAGAGCAGTGCTCGGATGAGGAAGAAGAACTGTCGCGTTTTAGGCTTTATTATCCTGATATCCTTCAATAAGCCGTAAAATGCAGCCACTGGGCGCCATTGGACGCCTTTTTCACGTTTTCTGCAAAGCCAGGCGTCCTCATTTAAAGATTTTAGGCATCCAACCAGCAGCAGGACTGCTTAGGtattattttcctttattttcatcGCGCTTACGGCAACAAATATGGTGTTTTTGCACTCCgagagaaaaaatacaaaccACTCGTTACCGACCTGagaattattttaatatttatatgaTTATTCTCCCATTTCAAGCGCCAGCACTGCGGCCAGAAACGCGTCGATTTCGGGCGGTTTGTCCTCGTTTCTCTCGCCGTGGTTAGAGCGTCAGCATGCGCGCTCGCGACACCGCCACCATCGCTGTCCTTCAGCACCACGTGAGCGCGCGTGCATAGGAAGAGGAGAGGGGACTGATTGACAGCAGCCTGGAGTCAGGATTAGAGAGATTTCCATTCTGAGGAGACATGTAAATATTTGACGCTAATAGAAATGGAGTGCGCAGACCAGCCTGTAGTTATAGACGTTATAAAcaaggaaagtgtgtgtgtgtgtgtgtgtgtgtgtgtgtgtgtgtgtggccccAGTGGGCTGGGCATtggattttcctgtttttgtttttgttgctttagCTCATGACtgcatgtttagctgttttgatcttttttaATCCTCCTCCTTTCGCCCATGACAAACTTTTCTTTGCTGCTTTGTTGTGCTGCCATGTGATGATAGGTTTAAGCAGCTACACACTGTGCAGGCCTGCGAcacaaatttatttattgtttcactGTGATTTGGCTTGACTTTCTTTTGTTAGAGGATATCATATCACTCTTCTCAATGCAACTTCTGGTTGATGTTCTGTTTCTTTAACACACTAAGATGTTTTTCTGCAAAGGAAGCCAAACATCTTATAGACTGAAGCTATAAGCACTAGAAACTTAACTATGGATCTCACATTCAAAGTGATGGTACATAGTCGACAAATGTCCAGTGGTGCTGTGTGTAAAGGTTTTATGAAGTAAACAATGGCACTACCAGTGCTTTGATGTTATGTTCCTTGTCGTTTCAGTGAGAATCAGTCGAGGTCAGTGATGCTTCATCATCAGGACCAGCCTCTGAACTCAGCCTACGGAGGCTCCAACAATAGTTCCTCATTCCAAAACAGGAAGTACGACAAAGACGGCAACTTCAACTTCCTGCCAGGCAAAGATGACGAGGGCTATACGGGAAATatagaaggaggaggaggagatgagaaCCGAAACCAGGTGCGGCCCCGAAACTTGGGCCCACTGGGGCGTGACCCCCCAAACTCGGGCGTTCTGTCGCCGCGCTCCCGCATGTCCTGCTGGAGCCGCCTTGAGCCTCTGCCTGAAATTGAAGGTGGGGACGATGGTTATGGTAGAGTGCCCCCTGATGGAgcggaggagaggaggatggaggaagaggagggaaggATGATGATGACCCAGGATgatgagaagcagagagagaagaggggGCAGCAGAGGAGGAAGGGCAGCACAGAGTTCAGAGGAAGGCAGGAAGAGGATTATGATGCACCGCTGGACGACGAATGGGGAGACAGCGACTCCGAGTCTGAGTACAGCTACCGATCTGGCGGCAGCATGTCTTCCCTCAACATGGAAAGCGGGGGAGAGGGGATGCTCATGGGAGGCTGGGACCGCATCGGTGTCGGGGAACCAAAATCTAATCTTCCGGAAAGCAGCCCAGCAGGAAACAGAGACCCAGCCACGAGACAAAGAAGCTTTAGCCGGAAGTCCCTCCCAGGAAGCAACCTGGGAAATCTggaggaaggagaggaagaTCAAGACGATGACGACGATCAGTCCTCCGACTCAGACGGCGAGATGCCAGAGCTGATGGACACCGTGTGGACGCTGCGGGACCGCGAGCGCTTCAAGGCTCAGGAAATGGAGAAGCACCAGGTGCAGCTGACCATGTATCGCCGCCTGGCACTGATCCGCTGGGTCCGCACCCTTCAGGGCCGCGTCCAGGAGCAGCAGAACCGCCTTCAGTCCAGCTTTGACGTCATCCTCACTCACAGGAAGGAGTTGCTGCGAATGGGCGCCGCCGCTGCCATAGCCAACACTGCTCCCGCTGCTGCTGTCAGCCAATCATGAAAGGAAACAAGTGTTTAAAAACTGCACTTTTGCTCATAAATTTCCcctggaaaaaggaaaaaaaaatctcccatCATCCCGTTGGACATTTTTAAGCTTTATGTTGCTTATTGTTGCTCATCTTCCCTGTTTTCCCACCCAGAGCATCAGTTACTGTATCAAACTCATCTTTGGTCTGCTGAAGACTGGCTTTAACTTCAGTTTCtacacaaaaaccaaaatgtCACATGACTTAGGATGTATTCTCATTAAAGCAATTACTTTATGAACTCTTGGGTGTTATTATAATATGATGTTTATATCAGAAATGTCCTACATGCTGTTGTTACTTGTCGTGACCTCtgcgtaaaaaaaaaaagatggaaagatgATTTCTACCAGGAGATGCTGTATATAATTATGATCGATTAAAAGAATAAAGTATCCTTCTATCTAATGTTTTGTGTGgatgttttttaatttcatttttatacaGCTTAATCTAGATTGAGCTCATTTCTAATAGACACATCTGAGAGAAAGACTAAGGCTGATAACTCCACTTTAAGAGCACAGAGGCTTCTTTTGATTCCTGAGGAACATTTTAAGAAGCTGGTTTATCAAAGTTCCCTCAGAACAGATATGACTAAAGAAGGCCAGTTTTTATCTTCTGTAGCTGTACTTGCTGTACTTGGAGCCTTGGGCCAATGCCCTTTGAGCTCACAATTGCCTCTTTGTCAGCTGAACAAAGTTGTTTTGTATCTGCTCATCACACGGAGCTGGGAGCGTGTGTTCTGCAGGCAGTGTGATAGCCGTGTGAGGGCTCAAGCCTCAATCTTTACGGGCTGGGCTTCCGCCGCAGGCACTCCGAGATCATCTCACCTCTTTCTACGTgcgtctatgtgtgtgtgtgtgtgtgtgtgtgtgtgtgtgtgtgtgtgtgtgtgtgtgtgtgtgtgtgtgtgtgtgtgttcagaaaGATACCAGCCACGCTGCCACCCTGTAATCTCCGTCCTGGGCGAGTCGATGGGAGTCGCTGGAAGCCCTCGGGGAGCTTCAGTCTGCGCCCCGGGCCGCTGCGGGTCCTATCCGGCCGCGGTGAACAGACGCCGGTCCGGTTGCGCGCAGGAGCCAAACCCCGGGGCAAGTTTGGGATAATCCCCAGCCATGCCTCCTAACCAATTcccgtttatttatttttttcctagcTTATCGCTTTTCTTGGACGCGCAGGCACCGCACAGAAAGTCCGAGTCCATTTCCATATTGATCCGCTGTTCGTTGTGTTTGCGAGGCGACAAATCTGAGCGGATAACATGTTTACAGCAGAGCAGTGACTTGTATACAACGTGATACAGAAAACATCCTCAAAAAAGGGACATCTGGGAACAAACGTGCCTTTGATGAGGATTTTGTAAACCGCGGAGACTTGATTTCAAGGTAGTTAGAGGTTATAAATGAACTGAGACAAAGCTCACGAAGATAAATGAAGCTGCAGGGGCACGAAGGGGAAAAAACGGCTGATCAGTTTTACCTCGGGATAAAGGATGGTTCCAGTATCTTTAGTGCATATGACAATATTTTAGATGTGTGGTTCAGTATTACAATATCCGCTGGTGCTAAGCTTATTAACTGTTTCCTCCATTAAAAAAGAAGGAGGCTTTGTGTAGATTAAAATGTAACTAGTGACTTTATTAATGGTTAATAAATGACTTATTATGCTTTTATAAATGCGTTGTAAGCAGTGATTAGCACGGTTTATCTTGTCGGCATAACGTTTCAATAACAACTCAAAGACGTTAAGgattaataaacacatttttaatgacgTCATTTTAACAGTAAGTTAACCAATAAagatttttaaactgtttttaatagttAGTGTTAAAATCTATCTATGACttgtttttactgttaaactgctaaaaatttggtttaaaaaaactgctaaaaaaaaagtttgtaacAAATAGACTCGCATGTTCTCATTCAGTATTTTTCCAGAAGTTCAGAGGTCAAAGTGTTCAATGAGATTTTCCCGTTTAACTAGAGAGCTTCAAGGATAGGAGAATAAAGGCCACGAAGCGCTAAATAACCTGGAAAACTCAGTAAATTGTTTATTAGAGACAATGAGGGCTTTATTCTCGAGTTTTCAACCGCTGTAAATAGTTGTATCATGCAATATTTCCAGGATAATGACTATTTATATCCAACTTTcatgaaaaacactttttaaagtaTGCagggttatttattttttatttttttaaacttacatTCCTTAGAATAAATACGTTCTTCGGCGTGACCGTCGGGGCCCTGCTGCGGGCGCATTGCGCACAACATCTTGTGCAAACCCAGTAAATCAGTCGgttactaaaaataaaaaaaaaatacaaaaaaaaaaaaacctacaaaaaAACGAAACCCTGGAAT contains:
- the LOC116317124 gene encoding uncharacterized protein LOC116317124 isoform X1, with translation MGENQSRSVMLHHQDQPLNSAYGGSNNSSSFQNRKYDKDGNFNFLPGKDDEGYTGNIEGGGGDENRNQVRPRNLGPLGRDPPNSGVLSPRSRMSCWSRLEPLPEIEGGDDGYGRVPPDGAEERRMEEEEGRMMMTQDDEKQREKRGQQRRKGSTEFRGRQEEDYDAPLDDEWGDSDSESEYSYRSGGSMSSLNMESGGEGMLMGGWDRIGVGEPKSNLPESSPAGNRDPATRQRSFSRKSLPGSNLGNLEEGEEDQDDDDDQSSDSDGEMPELMDTVWTLRDRERFKAQEMEKHQVQLTMYRRLALIRWVRTLQGRVQEQQNRLQSSFDVILTHRKELLRMGAAAAIANTAPAAAVSQS
- the LOC116317124 gene encoding uncharacterized protein LOC116317124 isoform X2, which produces MLHHQDQPLNSAYGGSNNSSSFQNRKYDKDGNFNFLPGKDDEGYTGNIEGGGGDENRNQVRPRNLGPLGRDPPNSGVLSPRSRMSCWSRLEPLPEIEGGDDGYGRVPPDGAEERRMEEEEGRMMMTQDDEKQREKRGQQRRKGSTEFRGRQEEDYDAPLDDEWGDSDSESEYSYRSGGSMSSLNMESGGEGMLMGGWDRIGVGEPKSNLPESSPAGNRDPATRQRSFSRKSLPGSNLGNLEEGEEDQDDDDDQSSDSDGEMPELMDTVWTLRDRERFKAQEMEKHQVQLTMYRRLALIRWVRTLQGRVQEQQNRLQSSFDVILTHRKELLRMGAAAAIANTAPAAAVSQS